The following nucleotide sequence is from Streptomyces sp. NBC_00239.
GTCGACGTGGCGAACTACGTGGCCAAGGAGCTCGGCTACAAGAAGGTCGAGTTCAAGCAGGCCGTCTCGGCCGAGCGCGAGAACCTGATCCAGAACGGTGACGTCAAGTTCGTCGTCGCGAGCTACTCGATCAACGACAAGCGCAAGGCGAAGGTCGACTTCGCGGGTCCGTACTTCCTGACCCACCAGGACCTGCTGGTCCGCGCCGACGACAACTCGATCAAGAAGCCCGAGGACCTCAACAGCAAGAAGCTGTGCTCGGTCGCCGGCTCGACCTCGGCCCAGAACGTCAAGGAGAAGCTGGCGCCCAAGGCCGACCTGCAGCAGGTCGGCGGCTACTCCGAGTGCCTGACCGGCCTGGAGAACAAGTCCGTCGACGCCCTCACCACCGACGCCTCCATCCTGGCCGGCTACGCCGCCCAGCCCGCCCACCAGGGCAAGTTCAAGCTCGTGGGCCTGTCCATGAGCGACGAGAACTACGGCATCGGCCTGAAGAAGGGCGACAAGGACCTTCAGACGAAGATCAACGCCGCCCTGAAGAAGATGGTCGACAGCGGCGAGTGGGAGAAGGCCGTGAAGGCCAACTTCGGACCGGCGAACTACAAGAACGAGCCGGCCCCGCAGATCACCGAAGGCAGCTGACCGAAGCGGTGAGGTGCGCCGCCGGCCTGCCACCGGCGGCGCGCCCCATCGGCCATCCTGGGGAGAGCGCAGGGCAACGTGTTCGACTTTCTTGACAATCCGCAGTACGACGTGCTCGGCGCCTTCTGGGTGACGGTGCAGCTCACCGTGTACTCGGCCATCGGCTCCCTGATCTGGGGCACGATCCTCGCCGGGATGCGGGTCAGTCCCGTTCCGCTGATGCGGACCTTCGGCACCGGTTACGTGAACGTGGTGCGCAACACCCCGCTGACGCTGCTGATCATCGCCTGCTCGCTGGGCCTGGGGTCCACCCTCGGCATCACGATGGGCGGCGACACCTTCGAGCAGACGGGCTTCCGGCTCGCCGTCCTCGGCTTCATCGCGTACACCGGCACCTTCGTCTGCGAGGCGCTGCGTTCGGGCATCAACACCGTCCCGCAGGGCCAGGCCGAGGCCGCCCGCGCCCTGGGCCTGAACTTCTTCCAGGTGCTGACCCTCATCGTGCTGCCGCAGGCGTTCCGCGCGGTGGTCGCACCACTGGCGAACGTACTGATCGCCCTCACGAAGAACACCACGGTGGCGGCCGCGATCGGTGTCGCCGAGGCGGCGCTGTTGATGAAGGAAATGATCGAGAACGAGGCCGACGCGCTCTTCGCCGTCTTCGCCGTCTTCGCCTTCGGGTTCATCGTTCTCACCCTCCCGACCGGGCTGATCCTCGGCTGGGTGGCCAAGCGAGTGGCGGTGAAGCGATGAGCTCCGTGCTGTACGACACCCCCGGGCCCAAGGCCCGGCGGCGCAATGCCATCACGGCGGTCGTGTTCATCGCCGTCTGCGCGGCGGCGTTGTGGTGGGTCCTGGCCGCCATGGCGGACAAGGGGCAGTTGGACGCGGACAAGTGGAAGCCATTCGTCGCGGACGGGCAGATCTGGTCGACGTACCTTCTGCCGGGGCTGGGCGAGACGCTCAAGGCCGCGGCACTCTCCATCGTGATCGCCTTGCCGCTGGGCGCGCTGCTGGGCATCGGCCGCCTCTCCGACCACCGATGGGTCCGGGTCCCGGTCGGCGCGTGGGTCGAGTTCTTCCGGTCCATCCCCGTGCTGATGCTGATGATCTTCGGCAGCGCCCTGTACGTGCGGTTCACCGACGTCAGCTCGGACGTCCGCCCGCTCTACGCGGTGGTCACCGGCCTGGTCCTGTACAACGCGTCGGTCATCGCCGAGATCGTCCGGGCCGGCATCCTGTCCCTGCCGCGCGGCCAGACCGACGCGGCCAAGGCGATCGGCATGCGCAAGGGCCAGACCATGCTGTACATCCTGGTCCCGCAGGCCGTCACCGCGATGCTGCCCGCGCTCGTCAGCCAGCTCGTCGTGATCCTCAAGGACACCGCCCTCGGCGGCGCCCTTCTCGGCATCAACGACCTGATGGCGCAGTACCGCACCATCCCGGCCAATTACGGCGCCAACACCATCGCCACCCTCGTGGTGATCGCGGCGATCTTCATCGCGGTGAACTTCCTGCTCACCTCCTTCGCCTCCTGGCTGGAGCGGAAGCTGCGCGCCTCGAAGAAGAGCACGGGCGCGGTGCTCCACCCGGAAGACGTCGAGGAACTGGCGGCGACCCCGGGCCCGGCCGGCCCCGCCGGACCGGTGGACAAGGCCTGACCGGTACTCAGCAGTCTGAAGTGACCCGTGTGGTGCGGTGGACCCGGTCCGCCGCACCACACGCGGTTTGGGCGAAACGCACCGGCTGACCGCCGTCACTTGACGCACGCACGCGCAGTGGGTTGCATACGTTCTGTGATCAATTACCGGACCGCCGGAGCCCTGCCATGGACCCGGTGATCGTCGTCGGCGCGGGGCCCGTCGGGCTTTCGCTCGCCCTCGCCCTCGCCGGGCAGGGCGTGCCCTGCGTGCTGCTCGA
It contains:
- a CDS encoding glutamate ABC transporter substrate-binding protein; translation: MKVSKAGAALAAAVALALTATACGGDSDKGSDGGDSVVVGIKFDQPGLGLKTPDGKFTGFDVDVANYVAKELGYKKVEFKQAVSAERENLIQNGDVKFVVASYSINDKRKAKVDFAGPYFLTHQDLLVRADDNSIKKPEDLNSKKLCSVAGSTSAQNVKEKLAPKADLQQVGGYSECLTGLENKSVDALTTDASILAGYAAQPAHQGKFKLVGLSMSDENYGIGLKKGDKDLQTKINAALKKMVDSGEWEKAVKANFGPANYKNEPAPQITEGS
- a CDS encoding amino acid ABC transporter permease, with the protein product MFDFLDNPQYDVLGAFWVTVQLTVYSAIGSLIWGTILAGMRVSPVPLMRTFGTGYVNVVRNTPLTLLIIACSLGLGSTLGITMGGDTFEQTGFRLAVLGFIAYTGTFVCEALRSGINTVPQGQAEAARALGLNFFQVLTLIVLPQAFRAVVAPLANVLIALTKNTTVAAAIGVAEAALLMKEMIENEADALFAVFAVFAFGFIVLTLPTGLILGWVAKRVAVKR
- a CDS encoding amino acid ABC transporter permease, which gives rise to MSSVLYDTPGPKARRRNAITAVVFIAVCAAALWWVLAAMADKGQLDADKWKPFVADGQIWSTYLLPGLGETLKAAALSIVIALPLGALLGIGRLSDHRWVRVPVGAWVEFFRSIPVLMLMIFGSALYVRFTDVSSDVRPLYAVVTGLVLYNASVIAEIVRAGILSLPRGQTDAAKAIGMRKGQTMLYILVPQAVTAMLPALVSQLVVILKDTALGGALLGINDLMAQYRTIPANYGANTIATLVVIAAIFIAVNFLLTSFASWLERKLRASKKSTGAVLHPEDVEELAATPGPAGPAGPVDKA